The segment CGCGACCTTATGTGTTTCTTCACAGGTAGGTTGTGCATTGGAATGTAAATTCTGCTCAACGGCTCAGCAAGGCTTTAACCGTAACCTGAAAGTGTCTGAAATTATCGGTCAGGTATGGCGTGCTGCGCGTGAAGTGGGTCTTGAGAAAGAAACCGGTCGCCGCCCAATTACCAACGTGGTAATGATGGGTATGGGTGAGCCACTACTTAACATGAAAAACCTTATTCCAGCGCTTGAAATCATGCTGGATGATCTTGGTTTTGGTCTGTCTAAGCGCCGTGTAACGGTATCAACTTCTGGTGTGGTATCGGGTCTTGACCAAATGACAGGTCGCATTGACGTTGCACTAGCGATCTCTCTACATGCGCCAAATGACAAGCTACGTAGCGAAATCATGCCGATCAACGACCGTTGGGACATTCAAGAGTTCTTAGCGTCAGTTCGCCGCTACCTAGCATCTTCAAATGCCAACCGCGGTAAAGTAACCGTTGAGTACGTGCTATTGGATCATGTTAACGATGATATGGACCATGCGCGTGAATTGGCAGAGCTAATGAAAGATACGCCATGTAAGATTAACCTGATTCCGTTTAACCCGTACCCAGGTTCACCTTACAAGAAACCAAGTAACTCACGTATCGACCGCTTCCAGAAAACATTGATGCAATACGAGCACACGGTAACCATTCGTAAGACTCGTGGTGACGATATTGATGCGGCATGTGGTCAGTTAGTGGGCGATGTTATCGACCGTACAAAACGTACCGCGATGGCAAAAGCTGCCAAAGGCGAGTCAATTGACATTAAAGCGCTATAATTAAATCGTTTTCGACCAAAGCCAGAGCAATGCTCTGGCTTTTTTGTTGCAACTTATTTCTACAAAAATAAAGCTTTCTCGCAGTTTTTTGGTTTTATCTTATTTAAAAATGTCAGTTTTTAGAAAAACCTTGAGCTTGCTGTAATTTATCTCACCCGATTATGTTGTTTCGTGCTTTATATCTATTAGAATTAATAATTACATCCTTAAGTAGATGATCTGGACGTTTAACTAAACTCTTAAGGAACAGTCGTAACAATTTTATCAGTGACATTCTCTAATCTTGTCTGCAAGATGCATTTAACTGATAAATTAGTTAGCAAACTTACCAACATTAGGTTTAACCAACTACCAACTAAAAATAACCAAGACCGGTTGACCTGAAGTGACACGAGAGACACAACAACATGAATACAGAGCAACCGACTGCAGTTGTAGAAGAGAACACAGAGAAATTTCACATTGAGCCTGGCACGATTTTAAAGCTAAAGCGCGAAGAGGCTGGGTTAAGTAAAAAACAAGTGGCTGACCGTTTACGTCTTCGCATAGCCATCATTGAGCAAATTGAGAAAAACGAGTTTGAACCGGATCAAGTCGCGACATTTACACGTGGTTATTTGCGTTCATACGCCAAAGTAGTCAATGCCGATGAAGCTGAGGTATTAGCGGCTCTGGATGCAACGGTCGGTACTCAAGCGCCACAAGAACAAGAAATGAAGAGCTTTTCACGCAAGACCAATCGTGAAAAGCATGACAGCCGTATCATGGCATTAACTTGGGGTATTGTGATCGTTATTGTTGCCATCTCTTCGGTATGGTGGTGGCAAAATCAACAAAAAGACGCCCTTGAGCTAAGTATTGAAGAAGACAGTGCATTGGTTGCTGAAACAGAGCAACAACCTGAGCTTGATACTGCTATTGATCAAATTTCCGCTGAGCCTAGTGAGCCTGTTACGTTACCGAGTGACACCGCCACAGAGCAAAGCCAACCAACTAGCCAAGAGCCTGTAGTTGAAAGCAGTGACACGGCTGCCGAAGCGACCACTGAAGCAGCAACAGAAGTCACCGCGCCAGTAGAACCTGAAGTTGTCAAACCAGAAGTCGTCGCTAACCGCTTAGAGATTAGTTTCAATGGCGAATGCTGGGTACAAGTGAAAGATGCAACAGGTAAAACACTGATTAGTGGTATCAAACGTGGTGGTGAAGCCGTAGAACTTGAAGGTAAATTGCCTTACAACGTGATTTTAGGTGCGCCACAAAACGTTTCTATCACCTTAGCGAGTGAAACTGTCGACCTTTCTGGGTATACTGCAGGCAAAGCAGCAAGATTCACCTTACCTTAGAAAAGATTATGCAACACGAATCTCCTATTAAACGTCGCCCATCGACTCGAATCTATGTGGGCGATGTGCCTATTGGTGATGGCGCACCAATTGCGGTGCAGTCAATGACTAACACCAGAACAACAGACGTGGAAGCGACTGTTGCACAAATTCGAGCATTGGAAAATGTTGGCGCAGATATCGTGCGTGTATCTGTACCAACCATGGATGCCGCCGAGGCATTTAAGTTAATTAAACAGCAAGTGAACATCCCGCTAGTTGCGGATATTCACTTTGACTACCGTATCGCGCTTAAAGTGGCAGAATATGGCGTCGACTGTTTACGTATTAACCCAGGTAATATTGGCAACGAAGAGCGTATCCGCTCGGTTGTTGATTGTGCGCGTGACAAGAACATTCCGATTCGCATTGGCGTTAATGGTGGTTCTCTGGAAAAAGATATCCAGATGAAGTACGGCGAGCCGACACCAGAAGCGTTAGTTGAATCTGCGATGCGTCATGTCGATATTCTCGATCGCCTTAACTTTGATCAATTCAAAGTCAGCGTAAAAGCATCCGATGTGTTTCTCGCAGTAGATTCATATCGTCTGTTAGCGAAGAAGATCGATCAACCGCTTCACTTAGGTATTACGGAAGCGGGTGGAGCACGTGCTGGTGCAGTTAAATCATCGGTAGGTTTGGGAATGCTACTGGCAGAAGGTATCGGTGATACACTGCGCATTTCCCTTGCAGCGAACCCGGTTGAAGAGATCAAAGTTGGCTTTGATATTCTTAAATCTCTGCGTATTCGCTCACGTGGTATTAACTTTATTGCTTGCCCTAGCTGTTCTCGTCAAGAGTTCGATGTGATCAGTACGGTGAATGCGCTTGAAGAGCGTCTTGAAGACATTATTACCCCAATGGATGTATCTATCATCGGTTGTGTAGTAAACGGTCCAGGCGAAGCTGAGGTTTCACACCTAGGTTTGGCTGGTAGTAACAAGAAGAGCGCATTTTACGAAGATGGTAAACGTCAGAAAGAGCGTTTTGACAACGACGATCTGGTTAATCAGCTAGAAGCAAAAATTCGAGCGAAAGCAGCCGTGCTGGATGAAAGCAATCGCATCGAAATTAAAGTGCAAAACTAAATCTCAACGAAGTAATTAAAATTACGGTAAATATTGTGGCAAAACCAATTCAAGCAATTCGAGGCATGAACGATTGTCTCCCAACTCAATCACCACTGTGGCAAAAGCTAGAAAATACAGTGAAGAACGTAATTAGCGCATACGGTTATAACGAAATGCGCATGCCAATCGTTGAGATGACGCATCTATTTAGTCGCGCAATCGGTGAAGTGACTGACGTTGTAGAAAAAGAGATGTACACCTTTGAAGATCGCAATGGTGACAGCCTAACGCTACGTCCAGAAGGCACTGCGGGTTGTGTGCGTGCAGGTATCGAAAACGGTCTGCTGTACAACCAAGAACAACGTGTATGGTACATGGGTCCTATGTTCCGTCACGAGCGTCCACAAAAAGGTCGTTACCGTCAATTCCACCAATGTGGTGTGGAAGTGTTTGGTCTAAACGGTCCTGACGTTGATGCAGAACTTATCATGATGACTGCGCGTCTATGGCGTGAGCTAGGTATTGATAAGCATGTGCGCCTTGAGCTGAACTCAATTGGTTCACTTGATGCGCGTGCTAACTACCGTGAAGCTTTGATTGCTTTCCTAGAGCAACATATGGATGTGCTAGACGAAGATTGTAAACGTCGTATGCACACTAACCCGCTACGTGTACTGGATACCAAAAACCCAGATGTACAAGCGATCCTTGGTGATGCACCACGTCTATCTGAATACCTAGATGAAGAATCTAAGCAACATTTTGCAGGTCTATGTGAACTTCTTGACGCGGCTGGTATCGAATACACAGTAAATGAGCGTCTAGTGCGTGGTCTGGATTACTACAACCGTACTGTATTTGAGTGGATCACAGAAAGCCTAGGTTCACAAGGTACAGTGTGTGGTGGTGGTCGTTATGACGGTCTAGTTGAACAACTAGGCGGTAAAGCGACACCAGCAGTGGGTTTTGCAATGGGTCTTGAGCGTCTAGTGCTAATGCTAGAAACTCTAGAACTAACCGACGTTCGTCGCAGTGTTGATGTTTACATGGTGACTGCAGGCGAAGGTACTATGATGGCGGGTATGAAGCTGGCTGAACAGCTACGTGAACAAGTACCAGGTCTACGTGTGATGAACCACTTCGGTGGTGGCAACTTTAAAAAGCAATTTAAGCGTGCAGATAAAGTTGGTGCGGTGGTTGCTCTTGTTCTCGGTGAGAACGAAGTGGCAGACAACAGCGTAGTATTGAAAGACCTTGTTGGTGGTACGCAAGAGACTTACAGCCAAGCTGATGTTATTGCGAAACTAGCAGAGCTAATCTAACCAAATTTAAGTTTAAGAAAGTGGCGATGAGAGTCGCCACTTTTGTGATATTAAGAGGACAGGAAGTGGAACTCTACGATACTGAAGAACAACAAGTTGAAGCGATTAAAGATTGGTGGAAAGAGAACGGTAAAGCAGTCATTTTTGGTGCTGTAATCGGTCTTGGCGGTCTATTTGGCTGGCGTTACTACCAGGATTCAACTATTGCTGCTCAAGAAGCTGCTTCTGAAAGCTACTCAAAAGTAATTTCAACCTTAGCAACACAAGGTGGCGAAGCCGAACAACAAGTACAAAGCTTTATCGATGCTAACGGTGAGACTGAATATTCAGTTCTTGCGGCATTACAGCTAGCGAAAGTACAAGTTGAAGAAAACCAATTGGACGCGGCTATTGAACAACTGCAATGGGCAACAACGGCATCGAAAGACCAAGCTCTACTAGCAGTAATTAACTACCGTTTGGCTCGCCTGCAATCAGAGCAAGGTAAGTTTGATGCGGCAATCGCACAACTAGACAAGATCACTGACGAGGGTTGGGCTGGTCGCGTTGAAGAACTAAAAGGTGACATCTTACTGCGCAAAGGAGATGCAGCTGGTGCATACGCAGCATACACAGAAGCACAACAAGCGGGTGATGCAAGCGAAGCACTACAAATGAAATTGGATGATCTAGCCAAGTAAGGGCACGTTGCATGAAGAAATTGCTGAATAAGGCATTGACGACAGTTGCAGTCATCAGCGTATTGGCTGGTTGTGCGAGTGAAGAAGATACCATCATCATGGCGCCAGTACCGCAAGTGGATAACGAATTTACCACTTCATCGGCTTGGCGTGCTTCTATTGGCGATGGTGTCGAGCAGTACTTCTCTAAGCTGGCACCGGCATATGCTTACGGCAAAGTATTTGTTGCAAGCCGCAACGGTGAGGTGAAAGCACTGGATCCCCAAACCGGTGACGAGCTGTGGCAAATTGATCTAGAAGATGATGTACCCGCTCGCTTATCTGGTGGTATCTCACCAGCTTACGATAAATTATTTATCGGTAGCGAAAATGGCGAAGTGATTGCACTGAATCAAGAAACGGGTGAGCTATTGTGGCGCACTTCAGTTCAAGGTGAAGTGCTATCAGCACCAGCAACTGATGACAACTTAGTCATGGTACATACCAGTGAAGGTGTGTTGATTGCTTTAGATCAGCAAGACGGTGAGCAGAAGTGGGCGATCAGCACTGAAGTGCCAACGCTGACACTGCGCGGTACCAGTGCACCAACCACTATTTCTGGTGGTGTATTCTGGGGTACGGCTAATGGTCGACTTGCTGCCGCTATCGTTCAACGTGGTCAACTGATTTGGCAACAGCCAATTGGTACGCCTAAAGGCGCGACTGAGATTGACCGTATTGTTGATGTTGATGCATCGCCAATGCTGATGGGCAGTACTTTGTTCGTGGTGGGTTACAATGGTCAGTTAACCGCGATTGATCTGCGTTCTGGTCAACCAGGTTGGAAACGTACTTACTCTTCTGCAACGGATATGGCTAACGATGGTAGCCGTATTTTCCTCGTGACTGATAAAGATCACTTAGTTGCTGTCGATGCGCGTAGTGGTACCGAACTTTGGAAAAACAAGCAGTTAGAGCACCGTTTGTTGACTGCGCCTAAAGTGATGGGTGACTATTTAGTGGTTGGTGATAGCGAAGGCTACCTATATTGGGTCGATCGCAGCACCGGTGAGTTTGTTTCAATGCAAAAAGAGGGCGGTGACGGTTTCGCGGTTGCGCCTGTTGCACTTGATGATGGTTTCGTTATTACAACCCGAAATGGCAATGTAAAGAAACTAACGCTCAGCGAATAATTTCGTGATATAATTCACATTCGGCTCCTGGCTGGTGACAGTTAGGAGTCGTTTTGTTTATATAAAACAGTGATTTAATTAATAGTAGTGTTGCTATAGGTAACAATTTGGCGAGAGGAAATCTTGTCAGTCGTTACCTATAACTACATAAGAATAGAATATTGTAGAGGTTGTTATGGTTCCTGTTGTTGCTCTTGTAGGGCGTCCGAACGTAGGTAAGTCTACGTTGTTTAACCGCTTAACTCGTACACGTGATGCGCTAGTGGCGGACTTCCCTGGCTTAACTCGTGACCGTAAATATGGCCAAGCTAAGCTTGGTGAGCATGAATTTATTGTGATCGATACCGGCGGTATCGATGGCACAGAAGAAGGCGTAGAAACAAAAATGGCTCAGCAATCGCTAGCGGCGATTGATGAAGCTGATGTTGTGCTATTTATGGTAGACGGTCGCGCTGGTCTAACAGCTGCGGATGAAGCTATCGCACAACACCTACGTAAACTTGAAAAGCCAGCGATGCTGGTAGTAAACAAGATTGATGGTATCGATGCAGATGCAGCGAGCGCTGAGTTCTGGCAACTAGGTATGGAAGAGATGTACCAAATTGCTGCCGCTCATGGTCGCGGTGTTGCTGCGCTTATCGACCTTGCGCTAAACCCATTTGCAGAAAAATTCGCTGAAGAGACTCAAGGTGAGATCACTGACCTGACTGACTTTGAAGACGAAGAGCAAGAACAATTAGATTACAGCGAAGAAGAAGCGGAAGCAGAATTCAAGCGCTTGCAAGATCAGCCAATTAAACTGGCAATTATCGGTCGTCCTAACGTTGGTAAATCAACCCTAACTAACCGTATTCTTGGTGAAGAACGTGTGGTTGTTTACGATATGCCAGGAACCACCCGTGACTCTATCTACATTCCGATGGAGCGTGATGGTCGTGAGTACGTATTGATTGATACTGCGGGTGTTCGTCGTCGTACACGTATCAACGAAACGGTTGAGAAATTCTCAGTCGTTAAAACGCTGAAAGCGGTTGAAGATGCCAACGTGGTTCTTTTGATCATCGATGCACGTGAAAATATCTCAGATCAAGATCTAAGCTTGCTAGGCTTTGCACTCAACGCGGGTCGTTCGATTGTTCTCGCAGTAAACAAGTGGGATGGTCTGGATAATGATGTAAAAGAATCAGTGAAGAAAGAGCTAGACCGTCGTCTAGGTTTCGTTGACTTCGCGCGTATTCACTTTATCTCAGCTCTACACGGTACAGGTGTTGGTCACCTATTTGAATCAGTACAAGAAGCATACAAGTCAGCAACGACACGTGTAGGCACTTCTGTTCTGACTCGTATCATGAAGATGGCAACCGACGATCACCAGCCGCCTATGGTTCGTGGTCGCCGCGTGAAACTAAAATACGCGCACGCGGGTGGTTATAACCCACCAATTATCGTTATCCACGGTAACCAAGTACGCGAACTACCAGATTCATACAAGCGTTTCTTGATGAACTACTACCGTAAGTCGCTAGAGATCATGGGTACGCCAATTCGTATCCAGTTCCAGAACAGTGAAAACCCATTTGAAGGTAAAACGACTAAAATGACACTGTCTCAAGAGCGTAACCGTAAACGCCTAATGAGCATGGTTAAAAACCGTAAAAAGTAACCACTAACGATTTACTTGAAAAGCGCCTACAATGT is part of the Vibrio ponticus genome and harbors:
- a CDS encoding bifunctional tRNA (adenosine(37)-C2)-methyltransferase TrmG/ribosomal RNA large subunit methyltransferase RlmN — translated: MTTEKINLLDFDRQGLRKFFAEELNEKAFRAEQVMKWIYHFGVDDFDNMNNINKQLREKLKQRCEIKAPVVSAAQHSSDGTIKWAMRVGDQDVETVYIPEDDRATLCVSSQVGCALECKFCSTAQQGFNRNLKVSEIIGQVWRAAREVGLEKETGRRPITNVVMMGMGEPLLNMKNLIPALEIMLDDLGFGLSKRRVTVSTSGVVSGLDQMTGRIDVALAISLHAPNDKLRSEIMPINDRWDIQEFLASVRRYLASSNANRGKVTVEYVLLDHVNDDMDHARELAELMKDTPCKINLIPFNPYPGSPYKKPSNSRIDRFQKTLMQYEHTVTIRKTRGDDIDAACGQLVGDVIDRTKRTAMAKAAKGESIDIKAL
- the rodZ gene encoding cytoskeleton protein RodZ — its product is MNTEQPTAVVEENTEKFHIEPGTILKLKREEAGLSKKQVADRLRLRIAIIEQIEKNEFEPDQVATFTRGYLRSYAKVVNADEAEVLAALDATVGTQAPQEQEMKSFSRKTNREKHDSRIMALTWGIVIVIVAISSVWWWQNQQKDALELSIEEDSALVAETEQQPELDTAIDQISAEPSEPVTLPSDTATEQSQPTSQEPVVESSDTAAEATTEAATEVTAPVEPEVVKPEVVANRLEISFNGECWVQVKDATGKTLISGIKRGGEAVELEGKLPYNVILGAPQNVSITLASETVDLSGYTAGKAARFTLP
- the ispG gene encoding flavodoxin-dependent (E)-4-hydroxy-3-methylbut-2-enyl-diphosphate synthase, whose translation is MQHESPIKRRPSTRIYVGDVPIGDGAPIAVQSMTNTRTTDVEATVAQIRALENVGADIVRVSVPTMDAAEAFKLIKQQVNIPLVADIHFDYRIALKVAEYGVDCLRINPGNIGNEERIRSVVDCARDKNIPIRIGVNGGSLEKDIQMKYGEPTPEALVESAMRHVDILDRLNFDQFKVSVKASDVFLAVDSYRLLAKKIDQPLHLGITEAGGARAGAVKSSVGLGMLLAEGIGDTLRISLAANPVEEIKVGFDILKSLRIRSRGINFIACPSCSRQEFDVISTVNALEERLEDIITPMDVSIIGCVVNGPGEAEVSHLGLAGSNKKSAFYEDGKRQKERFDNDDLVNQLEAKIRAKAAVLDESNRIEIKVQN
- the hisS gene encoding histidine--tRNA ligase encodes the protein MAKPIQAIRGMNDCLPTQSPLWQKLENTVKNVISAYGYNEMRMPIVEMTHLFSRAIGEVTDVVEKEMYTFEDRNGDSLTLRPEGTAGCVRAGIENGLLYNQEQRVWYMGPMFRHERPQKGRYRQFHQCGVEVFGLNGPDVDAELIMMTARLWRELGIDKHVRLELNSIGSLDARANYREALIAFLEQHMDVLDEDCKRRMHTNPLRVLDTKNPDVQAILGDAPRLSEYLDEESKQHFAGLCELLDAAGIEYTVNERLVRGLDYYNRTVFEWITESLGSQGTVCGGGRYDGLVEQLGGKATPAVGFAMGLERLVLMLETLELTDVRRSVDVYMVTAGEGTMMAGMKLAEQLREQVPGLRVMNHFGGGNFKKQFKRADKVGAVVALVLGENEVADNSVVLKDLVGGTQETYSQADVIAKLAELI
- a CDS encoding YfgM family protein, which encodes MELYDTEEQQVEAIKDWWKENGKAVIFGAVIGLGGLFGWRYYQDSTIAAQEAASESYSKVISTLATQGGEAEQQVQSFIDANGETEYSVLAALQLAKVQVEENQLDAAIEQLQWATTASKDQALLAVINYRLARLQSEQGKFDAAIAQLDKITDEGWAGRVEELKGDILLRKGDAAGAYAAYTEAQQAGDASEALQMKLDDLAK
- the bamB gene encoding outer membrane protein assembly factor BamB, which encodes MKKLLNKALTTVAVISVLAGCASEEDTIIMAPVPQVDNEFTTSSAWRASIGDGVEQYFSKLAPAYAYGKVFVASRNGEVKALDPQTGDELWQIDLEDDVPARLSGGISPAYDKLFIGSENGEVIALNQETGELLWRTSVQGEVLSAPATDDNLVMVHTSEGVLIALDQQDGEQKWAISTEVPTLTLRGTSAPTTISGGVFWGTANGRLAAAIVQRGQLIWQQPIGTPKGATEIDRIVDVDASPMLMGSTLFVVGYNGQLTAIDLRSGQPGWKRTYSSATDMANDGSRIFLVTDKDHLVAVDARSGTELWKNKQLEHRLLTAPKVMGDYLVVGDSEGYLYWVDRSTGEFVSMQKEGGDGFAVAPVALDDGFVITTRNGNVKKLTLSE
- the der gene encoding ribosome biogenesis GTPase Der — translated: MVPVVALVGRPNVGKSTLFNRLTRTRDALVADFPGLTRDRKYGQAKLGEHEFIVIDTGGIDGTEEGVETKMAQQSLAAIDEADVVLFMVDGRAGLTAADEAIAQHLRKLEKPAMLVVNKIDGIDADAASAEFWQLGMEEMYQIAAAHGRGVAALIDLALNPFAEKFAEETQGEITDLTDFEDEEQEQLDYSEEEAEAEFKRLQDQPIKLAIIGRPNVGKSTLTNRILGEERVVVYDMPGTTRDSIYIPMERDGREYVLIDTAGVRRRTRINETVEKFSVVKTLKAVEDANVVLLIIDARENISDQDLSLLGFALNAGRSIVLAVNKWDGLDNDVKESVKKELDRRLGFVDFARIHFISALHGTGVGHLFESVQEAYKSATTRVGTSVLTRIMKMATDDHQPPMVRGRRVKLKYAHAGGYNPPIIVIHGNQVRELPDSYKRFLMNYYRKSLEIMGTPIRIQFQNSENPFEGKTTKMTLSQERNRKRLMSMVKNRKK